In Myotis daubentonii chromosome 16, mMyoDau2.1, whole genome shotgun sequence, one DNA window encodes the following:
- the LOC132219346 gene encoding phosphofurin acidic cluster sorting protein 2-like — MRFLVIPLGPHPLASYLGSMDCCYNNLFQDLYWRDMFNNLESENTLQDTQDVVSRISEYVAGANCVYLLPIAEAILMSKQQRPNEKSTQLIPFVGAVKVGRVEPSAAMSGGSDDVVLSWCGELLSPTGKASPNTLSPTSMSGGLSSTSQSVHAQMMELQVDYWTAVQPIDTKRVAEKKQLPTTKNTLKCFFQSVQVSRLPRSGEGTATPAMSMTVVTKERKKKAPKKTTDEDVESQSQCIQGIGRLVCRAKHQQSMLPVVIDGVEWNDVAFFQLSAQWSSHVKHFPICIFGHNNPTF, encoded by the coding sequence atgcgcttcctggtcatcccgctgggtccccaccccttggccagctACCTGGGCTCCATGGATTGCTGCTACAACAACTTATTCCAGGACCTGTACTGGCGGGACATGTTCAACAACCTGGAGTCTGAGAACaccttgcaggacacacaggacgtTGTGTCGAGAATCTCTGAGTACGTTGCGGGGGCCAACTGTGTCtacctgctgcccattgctgaggccattctcatgtctaagcagcagcgccccaatgaaaagtccacacagctcatcccctttgtgggggcagtgaaggttggaagagtggaACCATCTGCAGCCATGTCAGGAGGCTCAGATGATGTAGTCCTCTCATGGTGCGGTGAGCTTCTGTCCCCTACCGGGAAGGCCTCACCCAACACACTCTCCCCCACATCAatgagtgggggcctgtcctccaccagccagagtgtccatgcacagatgatggagctgcaggtggattactggacagcAGTCCAGCCAATAGATACAAAGAGAGTCGCAGAGAAGAAACAGCTGCCTACCACCAAAAACACACTCAagtgcttcttccagtctgtccaggtcagcaggctgccccgcagtggtgagggcacagcaacacctgccatgtccatgactgtggtcaccaaggagagaaaaaagaaggcgcccaagaaaaccacggacgaggatgtggagtcccaaagccagtgcatccagggcatTGGTCGCCTGGTTTGCAGGGCCAAGCACCAGCAGAGCATGCTGCCGGTCGTCATCGATGGCGTGGAGTGGAATGACGTGGCGTTTTTCCAGTTGTCcgcccagtggtcctcccacgtcaagcacttccccatctgcatcttcggacacaacaatcccaccttctag